From a region of the Branchiostoma floridae strain S238N-H82 chromosome 13, Bfl_VNyyK, whole genome shotgun sequence genome:
- the LOC118429168 gene encoding clusterin-associated protein 1-like: protein MSYRDLRNFTEMMRALGYPRLISMENFRTPNFPLVAEVLIWLVKRYEPNADLPMDVDTEQDRVIFIKSVAQFMATKAHIKLNTKKLYQADGYAVKELLKVTAMLYNAMKTNTGQQEEEQEEETTAMSFDISSRIADLKASRQLASEITTKGASLYDLLGREVELREQRSVAINKPLEINEIEKHLKVSIRAVEQEIKKTEHMLNNVASDEANLDAKISKKKLELERNRKRLQTLQSVRPAFMDEYERLEEDLQKQYESYLQKFRNLGYLEQQLEEHNRAEQDKFEETENSLKRMQTLLKTETDKINLNDDEFEDVMVDEEEDDDEDDSEDDEIMTAGQMKPQRGGKPDKQQQLQPQQRVFGSMTGPDSDDDDSETLSSGDSEIDVDDDDLEDDQSGDSEDLEISANPRRDRNNLNDSDNDF from the exons ATGTCGTACCGAGATCTTCGAA ACTTTACTGAGATGATGCGGGCCTTGGGGTACCCCCGCCTCATCTCCATGGAGAACTTCCGCACTCCAAACTTTCCTCTTGTGGCAGAGGTGCTCATATGGCTCGTCAAAAG GTATGAGCCCAATGCAGACCTTCCCATGGATGTGGACACAGAACAGGACAGAGTCATCTTTATCAAGTCTGTCGCACAGTTTATG GCTACCAAAGCACACATTAAGCTGAACACTAAGAAGCTGTACCAGGCTGATGGCTATGCTGTGAAGGAGCTGCTGAAGGTGACAGCCATGCTGTACAACGCCATGAAGACTAACACAGGACAGCAGGAGGAGGAACAGGAAGAGGAGACAACAGCAATGTCTTTCGACATCAGCTCCAGG ATAGCGGACCTGAAGGCCTCTCGACAGCTTGCATCAGAAATTACAACAAAAGGAGCATCACTGTATGACCTCCTGGGGAGAGAGGTAGAGCTTAGG GAGCAAAGGTCTGTGGCCATCAACAAACCTCTGGAGATCAATGAGATAGAGAAGCACCTGAAGGTGAGCATCCGTGCCGTGGAACAGGAGATCAAGAAAACAGAACACATGCTGAACAACGTGGCGTCAGACGAGGCAAACCTGGACGCCAAGATCTCCAAAAAGAAACTTGAACTGGAGAGGAACAGGAAGAGACTACAGACGTTGCAGTCGGTCAG GCCAGCATTTATGGACGAGTATGAAAGACTGGAAGAAGACTTGCAAAAACAATATGAG TCGTATCTTCAGAAGTTCCGTAACCTTGGTTACCTGGAGCAGCAGCTGGAGGAGCACAACCGTGCCGAGCAGGACAAGTTTGAG GAGACAGAGAACTCCCTGAAGAGGATGCAGACCCTGCTGAAGACGGAGACAGACAAGATAAACTTGAACGATGATGAGTTTGAGGATGTGATGGTggatgaggaggaggatgatgatgaggatgacagTGAGGATGATGAGATCATGACGGCCGGACAGATGAAACCACAGAGAGGCGGGAAACCTG ATAAACAACAGCAGCTCCAACCACAACAACGAGTGTTTGGCAGCATGACTGGACCTGACAGTGATGAT gATGACAGTGAGACGCTGTCCTCGGGTGACAGTGAGAtcgatgttgatgatgatgatctggaAGACGACCAGAGCGGAGACAGCGAGGATTTGGAGATCTCGGCCAATCCCAGGCGAGATCGTAACAACCTGAACGACAGTGACAATGACTTCTAA
- the LOC118429170 gene encoding uncharacterized protein LOC118429170, whose protein sequence is MNHLSEHAGPTGRSSLTSGQQSQVVVNLFGNQNAVTTKCSSYPQVNSDSGSESSRPPSPNGTQKDDPHYVTTKTLTLLALCSTKALIPVRLLLMIVEFACNEVPSNPDSYQSQIVISLGLKFNPFLPRNKKKCFKTQRKSNLLREILGQGCAKTDGIIGLKKLYERVFCVEDDEEWHLQQQLLPHLDKWFSLVEKNELGCILSANFLTMCLHAFGKFRWTGWEDRLKNLCAKCQEKCKDAPDNKRERMFREIGETYRKLCNYNEAKRYLRETLRIHEASSSVDESLPYQISRMLLARCKSDMGEYQEAHTLMKDCLNSKAVKRLEGEFGRPYLRCRMYFEMARSCEKLGQFGDACQYCTKALEGDMREEGFRYPQYLMYAAFYKAMSAIEGNVSDLEAVLDRALRDCSKADSILRERHGEGHHHRAHVLCIQARIWLRYDPEEAFRRAKRACHITQERYGYEHNKVAKMFDLLGDIYKALDDKEKASKAYWMAKNTYSEMKHSRAGNIEEKLAEMPEFSAPTPDCTNSDVFDELLD, encoded by the exons ATGAACCACCTCTCAGAGCACGCAGGCCCGACAGGCAGGTCCTCGCTGACCTCAGGTCAACAGTCTCAG GTTGTGGTCAATCTTTTTGGCAACCAGAATGCTGTGACAACCAAGTGCAGTAGCTATCCTCAAGTCAACTCCGACTCTG GATCTGAATCAAGTCGACCACCATCGCCAAATGGGACACAGAAAGATGATCCCCACTACGTGACCACCAAGACCTTGACATTGCTAGCTCTCTGCAGTACAAAGGCATTAATCCCAGTGCGTCTTCTGCTCATGATAGTGGAGTTTGCCTGTAATGAAGTACCAAGTAATCCTGATAGTTACCAGTCTCAGATCGTCATTAGCTTGGGCTTGAAGTTTAATCCATTTCTGCCTCgtaacaaaaagaaatgtttcaaaactCAAAGGAAATCTAACCTACTGAGAGAGATCTTGGGCCAAGGATGTGCCAAGACAGATGGCATAATAGGTCTTAAGAAGCTTTATGAGAGAGTCTTTTGTGTAGAAGATGATGAGGAATGGCATCTTCAGCAGCAGCTGCTGCCTCATCTGGACAAGTGGTTCTCACTTGTTGAGAAAAATGAGCTCGGTTGTATTCTAAGCGCAAACTTCCTAACCATGTGTCTGCATGCTTTTGGCAAATTCCGCTGGACTGGTTGGGAAGACAGACTTAAGAATCTTTGTGCAAAGTGCCAAGAGAAATGTAAAGATGCCCCAGATaacaagagagagagaatgtTCAGGGAAATTGGAGAGACCTACCGAAAGCTTTGTAATTATAACGAGGCCAAAAGGTATTTGAGAGAGACCCTTCGCATCCATGAAGCATCATCTTCAGTTGATGAGTCGCTTCCCTACCAGATCAGTCGTATGCTCTTGGCTAGATGCAAAAGTGATATGGGGGAGTACCAAGAAGCCCACACTTTGATGAAGGATTGCCTTAACTCTAAGGCAGTCAAACGCCTGGAAGGGGAGTTTGGTCGGCCCTATCTCAGATGTAGGATGTATTTTGAAATGGCTCGATCTTGTGAAAAGCTTGGGCAGTTTGGTGATGCATGCCAATACTGTACCAAAGCCTTAGAGGGTGACATGAGGGAGGAGGGGTTTAGATACCCACAGTACTTGATGTATGCTGCCTTCTACAAGGCAATGTCTGCAATTGAGGGCAATGTCTCAGACTTAGAAGCTGTCCTTGATAGGGCTTTGAGGGACTGTTCCAAAGCAGACAGCATTCTGAGAGAGAGGCATGGTGAGGGCCATCACCACAGGGCACATGTTCTCTGCATCCAGGCCAGAATCTGGCTAAGGTACGACCCTGAAGAGGCATTCAGACGTGCAAAACGTGCCTGCCATATCACCCAGGAGAGATATGGTTACGAGCACAACAAAGTTGCCAAAATGTTTGATCTCCTTGGTGATATCTACAAAGCTCTAGATGATAAGGAGAAGGCCTCTAAGGCATACTGGATGGCAAAGAACACGTATAGTGAGATGAAGCACAGTCGTGCAGGTAATATTGAAGAGAAATTGGCAGAAATGCCTGAGTTCAGTGCACCCACCCCTGATTGCACAAATAGTGATGTTTTTGATGAGCTTCTAGACTGA